A genomic segment from Pseudosulfitobacter sp. DSM 107133 encodes:
- a CDS encoding acetate/propionate family kinase codes for MTDAILVLNAGSSSLKFAVYPAEAGDAILKGKVAGIGTDPVFSATDAQGLSLLLAGPRIPKNASDRDDLIPSLLAWLSAQRPDITFTAAGHRVVHGGLHQTGPARITHKLLADLKALVPLAPMHQPHSLAAIGCVALALPDLPQIACFDTAFHRTMPRLAQLFALPREMTDDGVLRYGFHGLSYDYISGCLPHHLGNKAKGRVIVAHLGSGASMCALKNHQSVATSMGFTALDGLMMGRRSGALDPGVVLYLMQEKGMCAADITTLLYEQSGLLGVSGISSDMKVLETSTAPEAEEAIDLFCARAAGELASLATSLGGLDAIVFTAGIGESSARVRSGICDRLGWMGVALDTSANTRNATRISAISSDIDVLVIPTDEEVVVAEATRTLTGKTP; via the coding sequence ATGACAGATGCGATCCTCGTGCTGAACGCGGGGTCCTCCAGTCTCAAGTTCGCGGTCTATCCGGCGGAGGCGGGTGACGCGATCCTGAAGGGCAAGGTTGCCGGGATCGGCACTGACCCGGTCTTTTCCGCGACCGACGCGCAGGGGCTTTCGTTGTTGCTGGCGGGTCCGCGTATTCCCAAGAACGCGTCGGACCGCGACGATCTGATCCCCTCATTGCTGGCGTGGCTCTCAGCGCAGCGCCCTGACATCACTTTCACAGCGGCAGGGCACCGCGTCGTCCACGGTGGCCTGCACCAGACAGGCCCCGCGCGGATCACCCACAAGCTACTGGCGGACCTCAAGGCTCTCGTCCCGCTCGCGCCCATGCACCAGCCTCACAGCCTTGCCGCGATCGGATGTGTGGCATTGGCCCTGCCTGACCTGCCACAGATCGCCTGCTTTGATACAGCCTTTCACCGCACCATGCCCCGGCTGGCACAGCTTTTCGCCCTGCCCCGTGAAATGACCGACGATGGTGTCCTCAGATATGGTTTCCATGGTTTGTCCTACGACTATATCTCAGGCTGCTTGCCGCACCATCTTGGCAACAAGGCGAAAGGCCGCGTGATAGTCGCCCATCTGGGCAGCGGGGCCAGCATGTGCGCGCTCAAGAACCACCAAAGCGTTGCGACCAGCATGGGGTTCACAGCACTTGACGGTCTGATGATGGGACGGCGCAGTGGCGCGCTGGACCCCGGCGTGGTGCTGTACCTGATGCAGGAAAAGGGCATGTGCGCGGCTGACATCACTACTTTGCTCTATGAGCAATCCGGCCTTCTGGGCGTGTCGGGCATCAGCAGCGACATGAAGGTTCTGGAGACGAGCACCGCGCCCGAGGCAGAGGAGGCGATAGACCTGTTCTGCGCCCGTGCCGCCGGTGAACTGGCATCACTTGCCACGTCTTTGGGCGGGCTGGATGCCATCGTGTTCACAGCCGGAATCGGCGAGAGTTCCGCCCGCGTCCGCAGCGGCATCTGCGACCGGCTGGGCTGGATGGGTGTGGCGCTCGATACGTCCGCGAACACCCGGAATGCCACCCGGATCAGCGCGATCAGCTCGGATATCGACGTGCTTGTCATCCCCACCGATGAAGAGGTCGTCGTCGCAGAGGCGACCCGCACCCTCACAGGCAAAACGCCCTGA
- a CDS encoding bifunctional enoyl-CoA hydratase/phosphate acetyltransferase — MSAPEPTTMQFIENKTYDDIAVGDHAGLTRTLTARDISLFAVMSGDVNPAHVDADYAKDDMFHHVIAHGMWGGALISTVLGTELPGPGTVFLDQSLKFEAPVALGDTVTVRVEVTKKQAKGRLLLACTCRNQHGTMVIEGVAKVIAPRDKVRRRRVLLPTVRLHAPGAHYARLIAATAPMAPIRTAVVHPCDALSLTAALDAADKGMITPVLVGPRAKVQAAAQAAGRSLDTYRFIDAPHSHAAAAASVALVRDGTVAALMKGALHTDELMEAILDPMLGLRTERRLSHVYVLDVPTYSKPLLITDAAINVAPDLNAKRDIVQNAIDLAHAVGIAIPKVAILSAVETVTPRMSSTVDAAALCKMADRGQITGGILDGPLAFDNAISEAAATAKGIVSRVAGCADILVAPDLESANMMAKQLIYLADADAAGIVLGARVPIILTSRADSAASRLASCALAQLFINRPSPAAP; from the coding sequence ATGTCCGCGCCTGAACCGACGACGATGCAATTCATAGAGAACAAAACCTACGACGACATCGCAGTGGGCGATCACGCCGGGTTGACGCGCACGCTGACCGCGCGGGACATCAGCCTTTTCGCCGTGATGTCGGGCGACGTGAACCCGGCGCATGTGGATGCGGATTACGCCAAGGACGACATGTTTCACCACGTCATCGCCCATGGCATGTGGGGCGGTGCGCTGATCTCGACCGTGCTGGGAACCGAGCTGCCGGGACCGGGTACGGTCTTTCTCGACCAAAGCCTGAAGTTCGAAGCCCCCGTGGCGCTTGGCGATACCGTGACCGTGCGCGTCGAAGTGACCAAGAAGCAGGCCAAGGGGCGGTTGCTGCTGGCCTGCACCTGTCGAAACCAGCACGGCACGATGGTCATCGAAGGGGTCGCAAAGGTCATCGCCCCGCGCGACAAGGTGCGTCGCCGCCGCGTGCTGCTGCCAACGGTTCGGCTGCACGCACCCGGTGCGCACTACGCGCGACTGATCGCGGCGACGGCACCAATGGCACCGATCCGGACGGCAGTTGTCCATCCCTGCGATGCGCTGTCGCTGACAGCTGCACTGGATGCAGCGGACAAGGGCATGATCACGCCGGTGCTGGTCGGACCCAGAGCCAAGGTTCAGGCGGCGGCACAGGCGGCTGGGCGCAGCCTCGACACCTATCGGTTCATTGACGCCCCACACAGTCATGCGGCCGCCGCCGCATCGGTTGCCCTCGTGCGCGATGGGACTGTCGCAGCACTGATGAAGGGTGCGCTGCACACGGACGAGCTGATGGAGGCGATACTTGATCCAATGCTCGGGCTGCGCACCGAACGGCGGCTAAGTCATGTCTATGTGCTCGACGTGCCGACCTATTCCAAGCCACTGCTGATCACGGATGCCGCGATCAATGTGGCCCCTGATCTGAACGCAAAGCGGGACATCGTGCAGAACGCCATCGACCTCGCCCATGCCGTTGGCATCGCAATCCCCAAGGTCGCGATCCTGTCGGCGGTCGAGACGGTGACACCCCGCATGTCCTCCACCGTCGATGCCGCAGCCCTGTGCAAGATGGCCGACAGGGGTCAAATCACAGGCGGGATACTCGATGGGCCGCTGGCCTTCGACAACGCGATCTCTGAAGCCGCCGCGACTGCCAAGGGGATCGTGTCGCGGGTCGCAGGGTGCGCCGACATCCTTGTCGCACCGGACCTGGAGTCCGCCAACATGATGGCCAAGCAGCTGATCTACCTCGCCGATGCCGACGCGGCCGGGATCGTGCTGGGCGCGCGTGTGCCGATCATCCTGACAAGCCGGGCGGACAGTGCCGCGTCACGACTGGCCTCTTGCGCGCTGGCACAGTTGTTCATCAATCGCCCCTCGCCCGCCGCGCCATGA
- the fabI gene encoding enoyl-ACP reductase FabI has product MSALDGKVALVVGVANEHSIATGCAQAFVDAGAEVALTYVNARAKPFVQPVADAVGAKLLLPLDVEADGEMEAVFAAVQKKWGRLDILVHSIAFCPAADLHGRVVDCSAKGFARAMDISVHSLIRMARLAEPMMTQGGTILTMTYYGGEKVVDHYNVMGPVKAALEGTLRALAVELGPKRIRVNALSPGPLQTRAGSGIAHFDALIDAARERAPEHIALTIEDVGKVAVMLASDAARGVSGEITHIDGGLHVRA; this is encoded by the coding sequence ATGAGCGCGCTGGATGGCAAGGTCGCGCTGGTCGTCGGGGTCGCCAACGAACATTCCATCGCGACAGGCTGCGCGCAGGCCTTTGTCGATGCCGGGGCCGAGGTCGCGCTGACCTATGTGAACGCGCGCGCAAAACCTTTTGTCCAGCCCGTGGCCGATGCTGTGGGCGCAAAACTTCTGCTGCCGCTCGACGTCGAGGCTGATGGCGAAATGGAAGCGGTGTTTGCCGCCGTGCAGAAGAAATGGGGGCGGCTCGATATCCTCGTACATTCCATTGCGTTTTGCCCGGCGGCGGATCTGCACGGGCGGGTGGTGGATTGCTCGGCCAAAGGGTTCGCCCGCGCCATGGACATCTCGGTGCATTCGCTGATCCGTATGGCGCGGCTGGCAGAGCCAATGATGACGCAAGGCGGCACGATCCTGACGATGACCTATTATGGCGGCGAGAAGGTCGTGGATCATTACAACGTCATGGGCCCGGTGAAGGCGGCGCTGGAAGGAACCTTGCGCGCGCTTGCCGTCGAACTCGGACCGAAGCGCATACGGGTCAACGCCCTCTCGCCGGGGCCGCTGCAAACGCGGGCGGGGTCCGGCATCGCGCATTTCGATGCCCTGATCGACGCGGCCCGTGAACGCGCACCAGAGCACATCGCCCTGACCATCGAGGATGTCGGCAAAGTCGCGGTAATGCTTGCCAGCGATGCCGCGCGCGGCGTGTCAGGCGAGATCACTCATATTGACGGAGGCCTTCATGTCCGCGCCTGA
- a CDS encoding alpha/beta fold hydrolase — translation MPDQLKLLTSQVISPEITKAEPPDTAAEALDRMTHAGLAQATAGLSPSVLGEAWTDWVVHLASSPGKQMQLREQAMRDTQAFLAAWLGLRPEDAGPDDLPDRRYADAAWQQWPFNVWSAAHQRSWRWWQDAVTGVHGMTPEHENLMAFVAGMISDSTAPSNFALTNPEVIAATRAESGENLMRGARNLAEDIMRRTGKAPDGPQPFEVGRNLATTPGKVVFRNDLIELIQYAPTTAEVRPEPILIVPAWIMKYYILDLSAQNSLVRFLVAQGFTVFMVSWKNPDADDRDLSMEDYRESGVMAALDAALAITQAPKLHAVGYCLGGTLLSIAAAAMGRDDDARLATVTLLAAQVDFTEAGPLRLFINDSEVTLIEDMMAEKGYLSSDQMAGAFALLRARDLIWGAAISNYLLGARGDAFDLMAWNADATRMPARMHSEYLRKLFLNNDLAEGRYYVGGKAIAMADIRAPIFAVGTEDDHVAPWRSVYKMHLFADTDVTFVLTSGGHNAGIVSEPGHHGRHFRIAETAATAAYKDPDDWLADNVASDGSWWEAFAGWLGKRSGEPVPPPQMGAHSGANKAVCDAPGTYVMQR, via the coding sequence ATGCCCGACCAACTCAAGCTGCTCACATCCCAGGTCATCTCGCCAGAGATCACGAAGGCTGAACCGCCGGACACTGCTGCCGAGGCCCTTGACCGCATGACCCATGCAGGTCTGGCGCAGGCGACCGCGGGCCTGTCGCCGTCCGTTCTGGGCGAGGCCTGGACCGACTGGGTCGTGCATCTGGCAAGCTCCCCCGGCAAGCAGATGCAACTGCGCGAACAGGCGATGCGCGACACTCAGGCGTTTCTGGCGGCGTGGCTCGGGCTGCGTCCCGAGGACGCCGGTCCCGATGACCTTCCCGACCGCCGGTATGCAGACGCGGCATGGCAACAGTGGCCCTTCAACGTCTGGAGTGCGGCACATCAGCGGTCCTGGCGTTGGTGGCAGGATGCCGTCACGGGCGTTCACGGCATGACGCCCGAACACGAGAACCTGATGGCATTCGTCGCGGGCATGATTTCGGACAGCACCGCGCCGTCCAATTTCGCGCTTACCAACCCGGAGGTGATTGCCGCAACCCGTGCGGAGAGCGGCGAAAACCTGATGCGCGGTGCCCGCAACCTTGCCGAAGACATCATGCGCCGCACCGGCAAGGCGCCGGACGGACCTCAGCCCTTCGAGGTCGGACGCAATCTGGCCACCACCCCCGGCAAGGTTGTGTTCCGCAATGATCTTATCGAGTTGATCCAGTACGCGCCCACCACTGCAGAGGTCCGCCCCGAGCCGATCCTGATCGTGCCGGCGTGGATCATGAAATACTACATCCTGGACCTTTCGGCGCAAAATTCGCTCGTCAGGTTCCTCGTGGCGCAGGGCTTCACCGTCTTCATGGTGTCGTGGAAAAACCCGGACGCTGACGACCGTGATCTGAGCATGGAGGACTACCGCGAAAGTGGCGTGATGGCAGCGCTCGACGCCGCGCTGGCGATCACGCAGGCACCGAAGCTGCACGCGGTCGGCTATTGTCTGGGCGGCACGCTGTTGTCCATCGCAGCGGCGGCGATGGGGCGGGACGATGACGCGCGCCTTGCCACTGTTACGCTGCTCGCCGCGCAGGTGGATTTTACCGAAGCCGGTCCTCTGCGGCTCTTCATCAATGACAGCGAGGTCACGCTGATCGAGGATATGATGGCCGAGAAAGGGTATCTCTCATCGGACCAGATGGCCGGGGCCTTTGCCTTGTTACGTGCGCGCGACCTGATCTGGGGGGCTGCGATTTCAAACTATCTGCTGGGGGCGCGCGGCGATGCCTTCGATCTGATGGCGTGGAACGCGGACGCGACGCGGATGCCTGCCCGGATGCATTCGGAATACCTGCGCAAGCTGTTTCTCAACAACGATCTGGCAGAGGGTCGATACTACGTGGGCGGCAAGGCCATCGCCATGGCGGACATCCGTGCGCCGATTTTCGCGGTGGGCACCGAGGACGATCACGTCGCACCGTGGCGTTCGGTCTACAAGATGCACCTGTTTGCCGACACCGACGTGACCTTCGTGCTGACAAGCGGCGGGCATAACGCTGGCATCGTATCCGAGCCGGGCCATCACGGTCGGCATTTCCGGATCGCGGAGACGGCGGCGACGGCGGCCTATAAAGACCCGGACGACTGGCTGGCGGACAACGTCGCTTCGGATGGGTCCTGGTGGGAGGCCTTTGCAGGCTGGCTGGGAAAGCGGTCTGGGGAACCGGTGCCGCCGCCGCAGATGGGTGCCCACTCCGGAGCGAACAAGGCGGTCTGCGACGCCCCCGGCACCTATGTGATGCAACGATGA
- a CDS encoding F0F1 ATP synthase subunit gamma, with protein sequence MTERLADISVRIDGIRQLGAVVNAMKGIAAARAHVARAQVGAVDSYAATIAAAMAQVLPKVTAPDNDNGKTGLLLFGAEQGFAGAFSERVLDSIGDTAPAQLFLVGTRGLSVAASRGVTPHWTAPLPSHTPGIPKLADRITTAIYRAVAEKRIDSLDVVFTSWASGRPGLLRERLFPIDFTELPATTGDRPLMQLPEEALIAALGQEYFNAQVCKAALHAFAAENEARMEAMTAAGSQIARELETFEATLRRVRQEAITAEIIELGTGTSSAR encoded by the coding sequence ATGACCGAGCGCCTCGCCGACATCAGCGTGCGCATTGACGGTATCCGGCAACTCGGCGCGGTCGTGAACGCGATGAAGGGCATCGCCGCCGCCCGTGCGCACGTCGCGCGTGCGCAAGTCGGGGCGGTGGACAGCTACGCTGCGACCATCGCCGCGGCGATGGCGCAGGTGCTGCCGAAGGTTACCGCGCCGGACAATGACAACGGCAAGACCGGCCTGTTGCTCTTCGGGGCCGAGCAAGGCTTCGCCGGTGCCTTCAGCGAAAGGGTGCTCGACAGCATCGGCGACACCGCTCCGGCGCAGCTCTTTCTTGTCGGCACGCGGGGGCTTTCCGTTGCCGCCTCCCGCGGGGTCACGCCCCACTGGACGGCGCCCCTGCCCTCGCACACGCCCGGCATCCCCAAGCTGGCCGACAGGATCACGACAGCAATCTATCGCGCTGTCGCAGAGAAACGCATCGACAGCCTCGACGTGGTTTTCACCAGTTGGGCTTCGGGCCGTCCGGGTTTGTTGCGTGAACGGCTTTTCCCGATCGACTTCACCGAACTTCCCGCGACAACGGGTGACCGCCCCCTGATGCAACTGCCTGAGGAGGCGCTGATCGCAGCGCTCGGGCAGGAGTACTTCAACGCGCAAGTCTGCAAGGCCGCACTGCACGCCTTCGCCGCCGAAAACGAAGCGCGGATGGAGGCGATGACGGCGGCGGGCAGCCAGATCGCCCGTGAACTGGAGACATTCGAGGCGACGCTGCGCCGCGTCCGGCAAGAGGCGATCACGGCGGAGATCATCGAACTGGGCACCGGCACCTCGTCTGCGCGCTGA
- a CDS encoding F0F1 ATP synthase subunit alpha, with the protein MPRDWVASAQSALEGTTLGPRAEHRGRVEEIGDGVAMISGLRDVRLDEVLRFAGGQTGFARVLDPDRIGCVLLDGTTKVEAGDAVFGTGEVINVPVGEALLGRIVDPLGRPLDGKGPVLAQSHLPIERPAPSIIERDLVTEPVQTGVVVVDTLFALGRGQRELIVGDHSTGKTTLAIDVLIAQAASDMICIYVAVGQKTSSVRRAIDALQRHGNFARCIVVVAGASEAPGLQWIAPYAGMSMAEYFRDKGQHALIVFDDLSKHAATHREIALLTRQSPGREAYPGDVFYIHARLLERASKLSNDRGGGSLTALPIAETVAGNLSAYIPTNLISITDGQIVLDAALFHQGQ; encoded by the coding sequence ATGCCGCGTGACTGGGTCGCCTCGGCGCAAAGCGCGCTGGAGGGCACTACCCTCGGCCCCCGCGCGGAGCATCGCGGGCGCGTCGAGGAGATAGGTGACGGCGTCGCGATGATCTCGGGCCTGCGCGACGTGCGTCTGGACGAGGTGCTGCGCTTTGCAGGCGGCCAGACCGGGTTTGCGCGGGTGCTGGACCCCGACCGGATCGGCTGTGTCCTGTTGGACGGCACGACAAAGGTCGAGGCGGGTGATGCGGTGTTTGGCACCGGAGAGGTGATAAACGTCCCCGTGGGCGAGGCGCTGCTAGGCCGGATCGTGGACCCGCTGGGCCGCCCGCTTGATGGCAAGGGGCCGGTTCTGGCCCAGTCGCATCTGCCCATCGAGCGGCCCGCGCCCTCCATCATCGAACGCGACCTTGTGACAGAGCCGGTCCAGACCGGGGTTGTCGTGGTCGACACGCTCTTTGCTCTGGGGCGCGGTCAGCGCGAGTTGATCGTGGGCGATCATTCGACGGGCAAGACGACGCTGGCCATCGACGTACTCATCGCCCAAGCCGCCAGCGACATGATCTGCATCTACGTGGCCGTGGGACAGAAGACCTCGTCCGTGCGCCGCGCCATTGATGCGCTGCAACGGCATGGCAACTTCGCCCGCTGCATCGTCGTCGTTGCCGGCGCGTCCGAGGCACCGGGTTTGCAGTGGATTGCGCCTTACGCGGGCATGTCGATGGCTGAATATTTCCGCGACAAGGGGCAGCACGCGCTGATCGTCTTCGATGATCTGTCAAAACACGCCGCCACCCATCGGGAAATCGCCCTGCTCACCCGTCAGTCGCCGGGGCGCGAGGCCTATCCGGGCGACGTCTTCTATATCCACGCGCGTCTGCTGGAACGTGCGTCCAAGCTCTCAAACGATCGCGGCGGCGGCTCGCTGACCGCTTTGCCCATCGCCGAGACGGTGGCGGGGAACCTGTCGGCCTATATTCCGACCAACCTGATCTCGATCACCGACGGGCAAATCGTGCTGGACGCGGCGCTGTTCCATCAAGGGCAGTAA
- a CDS encoding ATPase: MTIDFWGLGLQAINVLVLVWLLSRVFWRPVAAAIATRQTAATAVTDAAAATQAKADAALAEVTKARDAISAERAAALDAAKTEVEATAKAAQTEAQTKADALLAAAKTTAAQDAETAQADNAAKATELALMIAARLLKRLDSPKVQAAFLAQLVETISQMPEADRASLVDAPKGIEVVSPVDPGDQKAAIEKAVRKALGGVPELRFVTDPALIAGLELRSPHFVLHNSWQADLDVVRKAVKDAA; encoded by the coding sequence ATGACAATCGACTTCTGGGGACTGGGGTTGCAGGCGATCAACGTTCTGGTTCTTGTCTGGCTTCTGTCGCGCGTGTTCTGGCGGCCCGTCGCCGCGGCGATCGCGACGCGTCAGACGGCGGCCACGGCGGTGACGGACGCCGCGGCGGCGACGCAGGCCAAGGCCGACGCGGCGCTGGCGGAGGTCACAAAGGCGCGCGATGCGATCTCGGCGGAACGCGCAGCGGCGCTGGATGCGGCGAAGACCGAAGTGGAAGCAACCGCCAAGGCCGCGCAGACTGAAGCGCAGACCAAGGCCGACGCCCTTCTCGCCGCCGCGAAGACCACGGCAGCCCAAGATGCCGAAACGGCGCAGGCTGACAACGCTGCAAAGGCCACCGAGCTGGCACTCATGATCGCCGCCCGTTTGCTGAAACGGCTCGACAGTCCAAAGGTGCAGGCCGCATTTTTGGCACAGCTCGTCGAGACGATCTCGCAGATGCCGGAGGCCGACCGCGCGTCGCTGGTCGACGCGCCGAAAGGCATTGAAGTGGTCAGCCCCGTCGATCCGGGCGATCAGAAGGCCGCCATCGAAAAGGCCGTGCGCAAAGCGCTTGGCGGCGTCCCCGAGTTGCGCTTCGTCACCGATCCGGCGCTGATTGCGGGGCTGGAACTGCGCAGTCCGCATTTCGTGTTGCACAACAGCTGGCAGGCAGATCTCGACGTGGTGCGGAAGGCGGTCAAGGATGCCGCGTGA